A region of Hydrogenimonas cancrithermarum DNA encodes the following proteins:
- a CDS encoding 4Fe-4S dicluster domain-containing protein, whose amino-acid sequence MAVLITDTCINCGACIDECPVEAIVDDEDNPTGEEIYYVYPDKCVECVGYHDEPACATACPTEGCIVWDVCAEGATCRDDISEEARTEHQPVVE is encoded by the coding sequence ATGGCTGTATTGATTACTGATACGTGTATTAACTGTGGTGCTTGTATTGATGAGTGCCCGGTTGAAGCGATTGTAGACGATGAGGACAATCCGACAGGAGAAGAGATCTATTATGTCTATCCTGACAAATGTGTCGAGTGTGTAGGCTACCATGACGAGCCTGCATGTGCGACAGCATGTCCGACGGAGGGATGTATCGTATGGGATGTTTGTGCCGAAGGGGCAACATGCCGTGACGATATTTCCGAAGAAGCACGTACTGAGCATCAGCCGGTTGTAGAGTAA
- the plsX gene encoding phosphate acyltransferase PlsX, with protein sequence MVRIAIDAMGGDFGHYPIVEGAIFALKQKKFLPIFVGDESKIAPLIPKKFKDKVEIVHCDDVIAMDEHATDALKRRDSSIYIAVDLVRQGKADAVVSAGHSGATMSLATLRIGRIKGISRPAIATFMPTSIKDKQTIVLDVGANVDCDANNLFQFAVMGDAYANKVLGCTKAKVGLLSNGEEATKGNEVTKEAYTLISQLDSFVGNVEGGDIFNGSVDVVVCDGFVGNVLLKTSEGVAETISHYLKSEIKHSPVAIAGALLMKRVFRKLKKQIDYAEYGGAPLLGVKACTIISHGKSNPKAIKNAMFQAIRFVESDVNEAIRTRLESMNG encoded by the coding sequence ATGGTTCGCATTGCCATTGACGCAATGGGTGGTGACTTCGGCCACTACCCTATTGTAGAAGGTGCGATATTCGCACTGAAACAGAAAAAATTCCTTCCTATATTTGTAGGCGACGAGAGTAAAATTGCGCCGCTCATCCCCAAAAAATTCAAGGATAAAGTAGAAATCGTCCACTGTGACGATGTCATCGCGATGGATGAACATGCCACCGATGCCTTGAAACGCAGGGACTCCTCTATTTATATCGCTGTCGATCTCGTACGTCAGGGAAAAGCCGATGCGGTTGTGTCCGCTGGACACAGTGGAGCGACAATGAGTTTGGCAACGCTGCGGATCGGACGGATTAAAGGTATTTCTCGTCCCGCGATTGCGACATTTATGCCAACATCCATAAAGGATAAGCAGACGATCGTACTCGATGTGGGAGCCAATGTCGATTGTGATGCCAATAATCTTTTCCAGTTTGCGGTAATGGGTGATGCCTATGCCAACAAGGTACTTGGATGTACCAAAGCAAAAGTCGGGCTTCTTTCCAATGGCGAGGAAGCGACGAAAGGGAACGAGGTAACAAAAGAGGCCTATACACTGATCAGTCAACTCGACAGTTTCGTCGGTAATGTAGAAGGCGGGGATATCTTCAACGGCTCGGTCGATGTCGTGGTATGTGACGGATTCGTGGGCAATGTTCTGCTTAAGACAAGCGAGGGTGTGGCCGAGACGATCAGCCACTATCTCAAGTCTGAGATCAAACACTCTCCTGTGGCCATTGCAGGTGCTCTGCTCATGAAGCGAGTTTTCCGCAAACTCAAAAAACAGATCGATTATGCCGAGTATGGTGGTGCTCCACTGCTGGGTGTAAAAGCATGTACGATAATAAGCCACGGCAAAAGCAATCCCAAAGCGATCAAGAATGCGATGTTTCAAGCCATCCGTTTTGTGGAGTCGGATGTTAACGAAGCGATTCGGACACGCCTTGAGAGTATGAACGGTTAA
- the ndk gene encoding nucleoside-diphosphate kinase, which yields MERTLSIIKPDAVKKNVIGKIIDRFESNGLRIAAMKKLQLSEQDAGEFYAVHKDRPFFGELVEFMTSGPVVVMVLEGENAVAKNRELMGATNPKEAAPGTIRADFAESIDANAVHGSDSLENARIEIAFFFAQREIH from the coding sequence ATGGAGCGAACGCTTTCTATTATTAAACCCGACGCCGTCAAAAAAAATGTTATCGGCAAGATCATCGATCGTTTTGAGAGCAACGGTCTTCGTATCGCTGCAATGAAGAAATTGCAGCTCAGCGAGCAGGATGCAGGCGAGTTTTACGCTGTGCACAAAGACCGTCCTTTCTTTGGCGAACTTGTTGAGTTTATGACAAGCGGTCCGGTGGTTGTTATGGTTCTCGAAGGTGAAAACGCTGTTGCGAAAAACCGTGAACTGATGGGTGCCACCAATCCGAAAGAGGCTGCCCCCGGAACCATCCGTGCGGACTTCGCCGAAAGTATCGATGCCAATGCCGTTCATGGCAGCGACAGCCTGGAAAATGCAAGGATTGAAATAGCATTCTTCTTCGCCCAAAGAGAAATTCACTAA
- the metK gene encoding methionine adenosyltransferase: MPKNYLFTSESVTEGHPDKMADQISDAILDYIIERDPNARVACETLLSNGFCIIAGELKTTTYAPMQDIAREVVRQIGYTDALYGFDYRSAGVLNGIGEQSPDINQGVDQSSGEIGAGDQGLMFGYACKETPTLMPLPIYLAHRLTEGLAQARKDGTLPFLRPDGKAQVTVEYIDDKPHKVKTIVVSTQHDPDVPHEKLKNAVIEELIYKVIPEELIDENIVYHINPTGRFVIGGPQGDAGLTGRKIIVDTYGGSCPHGGGAFSGKDPTKVDRSGAYAARYVAKNLVAAGVCEKATIQIAYAIGVVEPVSVMVDTHGTGKVPEEKIEAAVRELFDLTPKGIIETLDLLRPIYRKTATYGHFGRELPEFTWEKTDKVEAIRKSLGL; the protein is encoded by the coding sequence GTGCCTAAAAACTATCTTTTTACTTCCGAATCGGTGACGGAAGGTCATCCGGACAAAATGGCCGATCAGATCAGTGATGCGATTCTCGACTATATCATCGAACGCGATCCCAATGCGCGTGTCGCGTGTGAAACACTCCTCTCGAACGGTTTTTGCATTATCGCCGGAGAACTCAAGACAACAACCTACGCGCCAATGCAGGATATCGCCAGAGAGGTAGTCCGCCAAATCGGATATACCGATGCGCTATATGGCTTCGACTATCGATCGGCCGGTGTTTTGAATGGCATTGGCGAGCAGTCACCCGATATCAACCAGGGTGTAGACCAGAGCAGTGGTGAGATCGGTGCGGGAGATCAAGGATTGATGTTCGGATATGCGTGCAAAGAGACACCCACATTGATGCCACTTCCAATCTATCTGGCACATCGCCTTACCGAAGGGCTCGCTCAGGCCAGAAAAGACGGTACTCTTCCTTTCTTAAGGCCAGACGGAAAAGCGCAGGTAACGGTGGAGTATATCGATGATAAACCGCACAAAGTGAAAACGATCGTCGTTTCGACACAACACGATCCGGATGTGCCGCACGAAAAATTGAAAAATGCGGTGATCGAAGAGCTGATCTATAAAGTCATTCCCGAAGAGCTGATCGATGAAAATATCGTCTATCATATCAATCCAACCGGAAGATTCGTGATCGGTGGTCCGCAGGGTGATGCCGGATTGACGGGGCGAAAAATCATTGTCGATACCTATGGTGGAAGCTGCCCCCATGGTGGAGGGGCGTTCAGTGGCAAAGATCCAACAAAAGTGGATCGTAGCGGGGCGTATGCCGCACGCTATGTAGCGAAAAACCTCGTTGCCGCCGGAGTATGCGAAAAGGCGACGATTCAAATTGCGTATGCGATTGGAGTCGTTGAACCTGTATCTGTTATGGTCGACACGCACGGTACCGGAAAAGTACCTGAAGAGAAGATCGAAGCAGCTGTCCGTGAGCTGTTCGATTTGACGCCGAAAGGCATTATCGAGACACTTGATCTATTGCGTCCGATCTATCGAAAAACGGCTACTTATGGGCATTTCGGACGAGAACTTCCCGAGTTCACATGGGAAAAAACAGACAAAGTCGAAGCGATAAGAAAGAGTCTTGGTCTCTAG
- a CDS encoding peroxiredoxin — MLVTKKAPDFTANAVLGNNEIVDNFNLYENFGEKGTVLFFYPLDFTFVCPSEIIAFDHRLDEFTSRGINVIGCSVDSHFTHLAWKNTPVEKGGIGQVRYPLVADLTKQIAADYDVLLDGGIALRGSFLIDTDGTIRHAVINDLPLGRNIDEMLRMIDAMHFTNEYGEVCPAGWHKGEEGMKADPNGVAEYLAKHAEEL; from the coding sequence ATGCTTGTAACAAAAAAAGCACCTGACTTTACTGCCAATGCAGTCCTCGGAAATAACGAAATCGTCGACAATTTCAACCTTTACGAAAACTTTGGAGAAAAAGGAACCGTCCTTTTCTTTTATCCACTCGACTTCACATTCGTATGCCCGTCCGAAATCATCGCATTCGACCACAGGCTCGATGAATTCACCAGTCGCGGTATCAATGTCATCGGATGTTCCGTCGATTCACACTTCACCCACCTGGCATGGAAAAACACACCGGTGGAAAAAGGTGGTATCGGACAGGTTCGCTATCCGCTCGTAGCCGACCTTACCAAGCAGATCGCAGCCGATTACGATGTGCTTCTTGACGGTGGCATCGCACTCCGAGGGTCATTCCTGATCGATACGGATGGAACCATCCGCCATGCCGTCATCAACGACCTCCCACTCGGACGTAACATCGACGAAATGCTTCGCATGATCGATGCAATGCACTTCACAAACGAGTACGGCGAAGTTTGCCCGGCAGGATGGCACAAAGGAGAGGAAGGTATGAAAGCGGACCCGAACGGTGTTGCAGAATACCTCGCAAAACATGCGGAGGAGCTGTAA
- the fliH gene encoding flagellar assembly protein FliH encodes METVIPPDKISGHVIQKYHFKVLAEEKEEREETSCDREREDVEPIQKGSVDSHDTMPAHGNAEPERDAVVEQMLKKADELSGNLVKMQMQLEKQQEEFERRLEEERTRAFEEGEKAGRDACSREMEHQVEELRTRLVATIEALETSRQMFMKKVDTIEEELIETALDLAKQVVAKEIQNDSKEVALRLARLLLAEVKDAAKITLKVNPNDYDYIKEHLEASQNIEIVPDPVVGMGGVIILSDIGNIDGEIMHRFERIKEAVFGTVK; translated from the coding sequence ATGGAAACCGTTATTCCGCCTGATAAAATAAGTGGCCATGTCATACAGAAATATCACTTCAAAGTGCTTGCCGAGGAAAAAGAAGAGAGAGAAGAGACCTCTTGCGATCGGGAGCGGGAAGATGTAGAACCGATTCAAAAGGGTTCCGTAGATTCTCATGATACAATGCCGGCACATGGAAATGCGGAGCCCGAACGTGATGCGGTCGTAGAGCAGATGCTGAAAAAGGCGGATGAGCTTTCCGGTAACCTCGTCAAGATGCAGATGCAGCTTGAGAAACAGCAAGAAGAGTTTGAAAGACGTCTGGAAGAAGAGCGCACAAGAGCGTTTGAAGAGGGGGAAAAAGCTGGCCGTGACGCGTGCTCACGGGAGATGGAACATCAGGTTGAAGAGCTTCGGACAAGGTTGGTGGCAACCATTGAAGCACTTGAAACAAGCCGGCAAATGTTTATGAAAAAGGTCGATACGATCGAAGAAGAGTTGATAGAAACGGCATTGGACCTGGCGAAACAGGTAGTGGCGAAAGAGATACAGAACGACTCCAAAGAGGTCGCGCTCCGTCTTGCCAGACTGCTGCTCGCAGAAGTCAAAGATGCCGCAAAAATCACACTCAAAGTCAACCCGAACGATTATGACTATATCAAAGAACATCTCGAAGCGTCCCAAAATATCGAGATCGTTCCCGATCCTGTCGTCGGTATGGGAGGCGTTATCATTTTAAGCGACATTGGAAATATCGACGGTGAGATCATGCACCGTTTTGAAAGAATCAAAGAGGCGGTTTTCGGAACCGTCAAGTAG
- the fliG gene encoding flagellar motor switch protein FliG: protein MAEKIAILLIQLGEEITTSVFAHLDIEAITEISKYIAMAKTIDRPVAMAILEEFHAIMQSNQYLSTGGLDYAKEILYKALGPEEAKKIIDRLSKSMQSTQSFSFLSKIKPQQLADFIVNEHPQTIALILAHMDPGDAANVLSFFEDDLRAVIAMRMANLGDISPQIIKRVSTVLESKLESLASYKVEVGGPRAVADIFNRLGQKAAKSTLVQIEQLDEKLASSIKEMMFTFEDIVNLDNNAIREILKAVDKKDLMLALKSAPEELKERFLSNMSQRAREAFEEEMQFMGAVKVKEVEGAQRKIVEVVQKLAEEGVVSIGEAEEMVE, encoded by the coding sequence ATGGCGGAAAAAATCGCCATCTTGTTGATTCAGCTTGGAGAAGAGATTACAACCAGCGTATTCGCACATCTCGATATCGAAGCCATTACGGAAATTTCCAAATATATCGCGATGGCCAAAACGATCGACAGACCTGTAGCGATGGCGATTTTGGAAGAGTTCCATGCCATCATGCAGTCCAACCAATACCTCAGTACCGGCGGGCTCGACTACGCCAAAGAAATTCTCTATAAAGCCCTTGGGCCCGAAGAGGCAAAAAAGATTATCGATCGTCTCTCCAAGTCGATGCAGAGTACGCAGAGTTTCAGTTTTCTTTCCAAAATCAAGCCTCAGCAATTGGCCGACTTTATCGTCAATGAACATCCTCAGACGATCGCTCTCATTCTGGCCCATATGGATCCCGGCGACGCAGCGAACGTATTGAGTTTTTTCGAAGACGACCTTCGTGCGGTTATCGCGATGCGAATGGCCAATCTCGGTGACATTTCTCCTCAAATCATCAAGCGCGTTTCGACGGTTTTGGAGAGTAAACTCGAATCGCTCGCGAGCTACAAGGTGGAAGTGGGCGGACCAAGGGCCGTCGCCGATATTTTCAACCGATTGGGGCAGAAAGCTGCAAAATCGACACTGGTACAGATCGAGCAGCTCGACGAGAAGCTTGCAAGTTCGATCAAAGAGATGATGTTCACGTTCGAAGATATCGTCAATCTTGACAACAACGCGATCAGGGAGATTCTCAAAGCCGTCGATAAAAAAGATTTGATGCTGGCACTCAAAAGCGCACCTGAAGAGCTTAAAGAACGTTTCTTGTCGAACATGTCGCAGCGTGCACGTGAAGCGTTCGAAGAGGAGATGCAGTTTATGGGTGCGGTGAAGGTTAAAGAGGTCGAAGGGGCGCAGCGTAAAATTGTCGAAGTCGTCCAGAAACTTGCAGAAGAGGGTGTTGTAAGTATCGGAGAAGCCGAGGAGATGGTAGAGTAG
- the rpmF gene encoding 50S ribosomal protein L32: MAVPKRRNSKTRAAKRRTHYKLTLARPIKDKDGTWRMPHRMNKFTGEYKA, from the coding sequence ATGGCAGTACCTAAGAGACGTAACAGCAAAACACGTGCAGCAAAACGTAGAACACATTACAAACTGACACTTGCCCGCCCGATAAAAGATAAAGACGGTACATGGCGCATGCCTCACCGCATGAACAAGTTTACAGGTGAATACAAAGCCTAA
- a CDS encoding YceD family protein — MQILLRKIRETESPFSIEENGVRCFGKFWRSGKHRAEIEGKIEGELPLSCDRCGEEYVEHVEEPFHVEIVDRPLKVDESLDVIECLDGIVDFDAICKSEIASIQSEYHLCPGCRDKDEFEIEF; from the coding sequence ATGCAAATACTTCTGCGTAAAATCCGAGAGACGGAAAGCCCGTTTTCAATAGAAGAGAATGGTGTCCGCTGTTTCGGAAAATTTTGGCGCAGTGGAAAGCATCGGGCTGAGATCGAAGGAAAAATCGAGGGAGAACTTCCTCTTTCCTGCGATCGGTGTGGTGAGGAATATGTCGAGCATGTCGAAGAGCCATTTCATGTCGAAATCGTCGATCGTCCGCTTAAGGTGGATGAATCGCTTGATGTGATAGAATGTCTGGACGGAATTGTCGACTTCGACGCAATATGCAAAAGTGAAATCGCTTCGATTCAGAGCGAATATCATCTGTGTCCCGGATGCAGAGACAAAGATGAGTTTGAAATAGAATTTTGA
- a CDS encoding beta-ketoacyl-ACP synthase III: MYAALKSIGAYIPKKVLTNKDFESMVDTTDEWITKRTGIKERHIAAEDELTSDMGVEAAKVAIHRAGLKINEIDMIVCATISPDYFCMPSTACVIASKLGRTNVTAFDISAACTGFIYALAIAKAFIESGMKKNVLIVGAEKLSSIVDYTDRTTCVLFGDGAGAAVVSATRKKTEAITDIHVSADGNYGDLLMTPGCGVKNPCSEKVIEEKLCTMKMKGNETFKIAVRTLTSDVVNILNDNEVSAEDIKHFIPHQANYRIIKAVGDALKLTKEQVVLTVEKYGNTSSASIPMAMNDIWESGRLQHGDTMLLDAFGGGLTWGSALLPFAGKSAN, encoded by the coding sequence ATGTATGCTGCATTAAAATCGATTGGTGCCTATATTCCCAAAAAAGTTTTGACCAACAAAGATTTCGAATCGATGGTCGACACAACGGATGAGTGGATTACAAAGCGAACGGGTATCAAAGAGAGACACATCGCTGCTGAAGATGAACTGACCAGTGACATGGGTGTCGAAGCGGCGAAAGTTGCGATCCACAGAGCGGGGCTCAAAATCAACGAAATCGATATGATTGTCTGCGCCACTATTTCACCTGATTACTTCTGTATGCCCTCGACGGCTTGTGTCATAGCTTCAAAACTGGGCCGAACCAATGTGACCGCATTCGATATATCTGCAGCATGTACCGGATTTATCTATGCTCTTGCCATAGCCAAAGCATTTATAGAGTCGGGAATGAAAAAAAACGTTCTTATCGTGGGAGCTGAAAAACTGAGCTCGATTGTCGATTATACCGATCGTACCACCTGTGTCCTGTTTGGAGATGGTGCAGGTGCCGCTGTCGTCAGTGCCACCAGAAAAAAAACGGAGGCCATCACGGATATTCATGTCTCCGCTGACGGCAATTATGGTGACCTTCTTATGACACCGGGATGCGGTGTCAAAAACCCTTGCTCTGAAAAAGTAATCGAAGAAAAATTGTGTACGATGAAGATGAAAGGGAATGAAACTTTCAAAATCGCCGTTCGCACACTCACGAGCGATGTCGTCAATATTCTCAATGACAATGAAGTATCGGCGGAAGATATCAAACATTTCATTCCTCACCAGGCAAACTATAGAATTATCAAAGCGGTCGGAGATGCACTGAAGCTCACCAAGGAACAGGTGGTTCTTACAGTCGAAAAATATGGCAATACCTCCTCTGCATCCATTCCTATGGCGATGAATGATATCTGGGAGAGCGGAAGACTTCAGCATGGCGATACGATGCTGCTTGATGCTTTCGGCGGTGGATTGACATGGGGAAGCGCTCTACTCCCATTCGCCGGCAAGTCGGCTAACTGA
- the dxs gene encoding 1-deoxy-D-xylulose-5-phosphate synthase, producing the protein MKEIKQMSVPQLEELAAKIRERILDVVSRHGGHLSSTLGATDLIVAMHYVFDVEKDPFIFDVSHQAYAHKLLTDRWDAFETLRQFGGISGYTKPSESPYDYYVAGHSSTSVSLAVGAAKAIKLRGEEGRRIPVAMIGDGAMSAGMVYEALNELGDRKYPAVIILNDNEMSIAKPIGAISRILSQAMAGPFYQRFKERTEKMLEHLPESARYVAKRMEEGIRMITPGILFEEMGLEYIGPVDGHNIEQLIETLKMAKELQKPVIVHAQTTKGKGYEIAEGYYEHWHGVGPFDKVTGKSLKKGSRPSATQVFSDKLCELACKDEKIVGVTAAMPSGTGMKQLMEKFPERFWDVGIAEQHAVTSMGPLAKEGYKPFVAIYSTFLQRGYDQVIHDIALMNLPVAFAIDRAGIVGEDGETHQGAFDISYLRAIPNMTLFAPRDDATLELAVEYAGSFPTPCAFRYPRGAMMLENGSYPATPFELGKAEYLEKEGEILLIGYGNGVGRAVAVREYLKNSGINAAVLDLRFVKPIDVEALEMAAKRFQHWFVFSDGAKMGGVASAIAESLMPETLKSILLHSFEYDDKFIPHGNTKKVEESMELLPEQIKEKIVSIVKG; encoded by the coding sequence ATGAAAGAGATCAAGCAGATGAGTGTGCCGCAACTCGAGGAACTCGCAGCGAAAATAAGGGAACGGATTCTCGATGTGGTAAGCCGTCATGGTGGCCACTTGAGTAGTACGCTCGGTGCGACCGATCTGATTGTCGCGATGCACTACGTTTTCGACGTGGAGAAGGATCCTTTTATTTTCGATGTCAGCCATCAGGCGTATGCGCATAAACTCTTGACGGATCGTTGGGATGCTTTTGAGACACTGCGTCAATTTGGGGGCATCAGTGGTTATACGAAACCGAGCGAGTCACCCTATGACTATTATGTGGCGGGTCACAGTTCCACGTCTGTTTCACTCGCCGTTGGCGCAGCCAAAGCGATCAAACTTCGCGGAGAAGAGGGTAGACGCATACCCGTTGCAATGATCGGAGACGGCGCGATGAGTGCCGGAATGGTTTATGAAGCGCTCAATGAGCTTGGGGACCGCAAATATCCGGCCGTCATCATCCTCAACGACAACGAGATGAGCATCGCCAAACCAATCGGAGCGATAAGCCGTATTCTCTCACAGGCGATGGCAGGGCCTTTTTATCAGCGATTCAAAGAGCGGACGGAAAAGATGCTTGAGCATCTACCCGAATCGGCACGCTATGTGGCCAAGCGCATGGAAGAGGGAATACGCATGATCACTCCGGGTATACTTTTCGAAGAGATGGGATTGGAGTATATCGGCCCGGTTGACGGACACAATATCGAACAGCTTATCGAAACACTCAAGATGGCGAAAGAGTTGCAGAAGCCTGTCATCGTTCATGCCCAGACCACCAAGGGAAAGGGGTATGAGATTGCCGAAGGGTACTATGAACATTGGCATGGTGTGGGACCGTTTGACAAAGTGACGGGAAAAAGTTTGAAAAAAGGTTCCAGGCCGAGCGCTACACAGGTTTTCAGTGACAAACTTTGCGAACTGGCATGCAAAGATGAGAAGATCGTCGGTGTCACGGCAGCGATGCCGAGCGGTACCGGTATGAAGCAGCTGATGGAGAAATTTCCGGAACGCTTCTGGGATGTCGGCATCGCCGAACAGCATGCCGTCACTTCGATGGGGCCTTTGGCCAAAGAAGGGTATAAACCTTTCGTCGCAATCTACTCTACCTTTCTGCAGCGTGGTTACGACCAGGTGATTCACGATATCGCTTTAATGAATCTGCCGGTTGCATTTGCGATCGACCGAGCCGGTATCGTCGGAGAAGACGGTGAAACACATCAGGGAGCGTTTGATATCAGCTACCTGCGGGCGATTCCAAATATGACGCTTTTTGCACCCAGGGACGATGCGACGCTGGAGCTCGCGGTGGAGTATGCAGGATCGTTTCCGACGCCGTGTGCCTTCAGGTATCCACGCGGCGCCATGATGCTTGAAAACGGAAGCTATCCGGCTACGCCGTTCGAGCTGGGCAAAGCCGAGTATCTCGAAAAAGAGGGAGAGATTCTTCTGATTGGTTACGGCAATGGCGTCGGGCGTGCCGTAGCCGTCAGGGAATATTTGAAAAATTCCGGTATCAATGCGGCCGTATTGGATCTTCGCTTCGTCAAACCGATCGATGTCGAGGCACTTGAAATGGCTGCCAAGCGGTTCCAGCATTGGTTTGTTTTCAGTGATGGTGCAAAAATGGGCGGTGTCGCCTCTGCCATAGCAGAATCGCTGATGCCCGAGACACTGAAGAGCATTCTCCTCCACTCTTTTGAGTATGATGACAAATTTATACCGCATGGCAATACAAAAAAGGTCGAAGAGTCGATGGAGCTGTTGCCAGAGCAGATCAAAGAGAAGATCGTTTCGATTGTTAAAGGTTAG